Proteins found in one Deinococcota bacterium genomic segment:
- a CDS encoding HEPN domain-containing protein, with the protein MKSKLDHARGWFLKADSDLSAASQILSGAGPYDTACFHAQQAIEKLLKGMLAFHEQAIPRTHDLEELAQLCEVLDPSLKADLTSLNLAELSDYAVVLRYDSEFWPEHKVAKDAADLAAAVRSLVLSGGLWRLATP; encoded by the coding sequence ATGAAAAGCAAGCTTGACCATGCTCGAGGATGGTTCCTCAAGGCCGATAGCGACCTCTCCGCCGCCAGCCAGATACTGAGCGGCGCAGGACCTTATGACACCGCTTGCTTTCATGCCCAGCAGGCAATCGAGAAGCTTTTGAAGGGAATGCTCGCTTTTCATGAACAAGCCATCCCTCGCACGCATGACCTCGAGGAACTCGCGCAGCTCTGCGAGGTCTTGGACCCGTCTCTGAAGGCCGACCTGACGAGCCTAAACCTGGCAGAGTTGAGCGACTATGCAGTCGTCCTCCGCTACGACAGCGAGTTTTGGCCCGAACATAAGGTCGCCAAGGACGCCGCAGACTTGGCGGCGGCTGTCCGCTCGCTCGTTTTGTCAGGCGGATTGTGGCGCTTGGCGACCCCTTGA